The Chitinophaga parva genomic sequence ACCGTGCACCTGGATACCCAGGACATTCCTGCTAAAACTGTGGTACTGGTACTGGCCGATCCCAAACAGGCCTTATCGCCCGCGGCACAAGCGAGATTGGGAGCCTATGTGGCCCAGGGACATAACCTCTTCCTGCTCACAGAACCTGGTGATGCCCCGCTGGTAGCGCCTTTGCTGGCCAAGCTGGGTGTTACTGCCGGCGCAAGTGCAGTGCAGGAGCCCAGCCGCGATTATGCACCAGACTTCATCCTGGCTACACTGCCGGATAGCGCGGGTATGCTGGAGCCGATGCTGGGTGGTTACAGCCATGACAGCGCCATTGTATCCATGCCAGGTGCGCTGGCGTTGGAAACGGTGTCCCAGCAGGGGTTTCAGCGCATTCCGCTGTTGCAGTCCAAAGACCACCATGTGTTGGCAATAGGTTTGCAGAAAGGAAAACAACGCATTGTGATAGCCGGTGATGCAGACTTCATGAGCACGGGAGAGCTGAACCGCCACCAGCCCGGTGTCTGGAACCAGCCGTTGATCACAGAACTGTTCCGCTGGTTCTCAGATGAACGTTACCCGGTGAACATTGGCGCCCGTGCCTCTAAAGACTCGATAGACAGTGACGATAAAGGAGTGACCACTATGCGGGTACTATTCTTTGGCCTGCTGCCGGGCATATTGCTGATAGGGGCTGCTGTCCTGCTGCTGTACCGCAAACGCCGCTGACCAATAACCAATCATTATACAAACACAAAGGCCCGCGATATGCTTCGCGGGCCTTTTTATGTAATGAGAATGCGGTGATCTATGCATGGGGATTGTCCGTTGCCGTGCCTTCTTCTGTGGGGAGGGCAGGTGGCGTATCGGATGTCGCCGCTGCTTCAGCAGGCGTTTCGATGGCAGCAGCGTCAGCTGCCTGCGTGTAATCGTCTACGTTAGACTCCGCTTTTTTGCGGCGGAATATTTTGCGGAAGAAGCTGCCGATGGCGCCCAGGCCGATGAGGATGAACTTCCAGAAGGCCAGGAGGTATTTGCCAAAGATGGCCAGCAAGCCAACCTTTGCGAGGATCTTGCCCGCTACCAGGGTGCCGATGGTCCATGCGGCTACCTTGTCTATTTTGGGATCGAAGTCGAAGTAGCTGTTACCTTCCGTGAAAGAAGCCATGTGCAGTACCTTTTCGATGTTGGCATTCACCTGGGGCAGTTCATGCATGGTGCAGATGACATCAATGGACAGTACGCCTTTGCGGCCCAGGATACGGATCTCGTAATTGAGGGTCCGTTCGTCGCGGGACTGCTCGGCATCGCCTACCTGGATGTCCTTGGCCCAGTGGAGCACTTTGTTTTGCTTGTCGTAGAAGGGAGCCTGTGCCCAACCGATGAGGTGCATGGTAGAATAGCCTTCTTTTTTGCGGTTTTCGTTATCTTCTTTTTCGCCGTCCTGGATCTGCTTCAGGAGGTCATTGTAATTGATCTTAGCCGCGTCGTCGTCCTTCACG encodes the following:
- a CDS encoding DUF2167 domain-containing protein; this translates as MEEAVAQGHIIDSIRNSEHYETGTIKLSNGKAEIHVPPGFKFLNKEQSIDVLTKLWGNPPEVANKTLGMIFPENADPFTDSSFVFVVSYDEMGYVKDDDAAKINYNDLLKQIQDGEKEDNENRKKEGYSTMHLIGWAQAPFYDKQNKVLHWAKDIQVGDAEQSRDERTLNYEIRILGRKGVLSIDVICTMHELPQVNANIEKVLHMASFTEGNSYFDFDPKIDKVAAWTIGTLVAGKILAKVGLLAIFGKYLLAFWKFILIGLGAIGSFFRKIFRRKKAESNVDDYTQAADAAAIETPAEAAATSDTPPALPTEEGTATDNPHA